In one Vigna radiata var. radiata cultivar VC1973A unplaced genomic scaffold, Vradiata_ver6 scaffold_111, whole genome shotgun sequence genomic region, the following are encoded:
- the LOC106754520 gene encoding transcription factor AS1, with the protein MKDRQRWRAEEDALLRAYVKQYGPREWNLVSQRMNTPLNRDAKSCLERWKNYLKPGIKKGSLTEEEQRLVINLQATHGNKWKKIAAQVPGRTAKRLGKWWEVFKEKQQRETKGNNCTIDPINDSNYEHILESFAEKLVKERPSPSFVMATSNSSFLHTDQPAPAQALLPSWLSNSNGTAPVRPPSPSVTLSLSPSAAPPPWMQPVRGPDNGGPLVLGNVAPHGGVLAFGENMVMSELVECCKELEEVHHALAAQKKEAAWRLSRVELQLESEKAGRRREKMEEVEAKIKALREEQTAALDRIEAEYREQLAGLRRDAESKEQKLAEQWAAKHMRLTKFLEQVGCRSRLSEPNGR; encoded by the coding sequence ATGAAGGATAGGCAACGTTGGAGAGCTGAAGAGGATGCTTTACTACGCGCATACGTCAAGCAGTATGGTCCTAGAGAATGGAATCTCGTGTCTCAGCGTATGAACACACCTCTCAATAGGGATGCAAAATCATGCTTAGAGAGGTGGAAGAACTACCTGAAGCCAGGCATTAAGAAAGGATCTCTTACAGAGGAAGAGCAGCGTCTTGTGATCAACCTTCAAGCAACACACGGAAACAAGTGGAAGAAAATTGCAGCACAAGTTCCAGGTCGCACTGCCAAGAGGTTAGGAAAGTGGTGGGAAGTGTTCAAAGAGAAGCAGCAAAGAGAAACAAAGGGGAATAACTGCACCATTGACCCGATTAACGATAGCAATTACGAGCATATACTTGAGAGTTTTGCTGAGAAACTAGTGAAAGAAAGACCTTCACCATCATTTGTTATGGCTACTTCTAACAGTTCTTTTCTGCACACTGATCAACCTGCGCCTGCACAGGCCTTGCTTCCATCTTGGCTTTCAAACTCCAATGGAACTGCACCTGTGAGGCCACCCTCCCCTTCTGTGACTCTCAGTCTGTCTCCTTCGGCGGCACCACCTCCGTGGATGCAACCGGTGAGAGGACCAGACAATGGTGGTCCTCTTGTTTTGGGGAATGTGGCTCCTCATGGAGGTGTTCTAGCATTTGGTGAAAACATGGTGATGTCTGAGCTGGTGGAGTGCTGCAAAGAGTTGGAAGAAGTGCATCATGCTTTGGCAGCTCAGAAGAAGGAGGCGGCGTGGCGGTTGAGCAGGGTGGAGCTGCAGCTGGAGTCGGAGAAGGCTGGGCGAAGAAGGGAGAAGATGGAGGAAGTTGAAGCAAAGATCAAAGCTTTGAGGGAGGAACAAACAGCTGCATTGGATAGAATTGAAGCAGAATACAGGGAGCAGTTAGCAGGATTGAGAAGAGATGCAGAAAGCAAGGAGCAGAAGTTGGCTGAACAATGGGCTGCAAAACACATGCGTCTCACCAAATTTCTAGAACAGGTAGGATGCAGATCAAGGCTCTCTGAACCAAATGGAAGATAG